Genomic window (Primulina eburnea isolate SZY01 chromosome 8, ASM2296580v1, whole genome shotgun sequence):
ACCGGAGAGCCGCCTCTGATCATTTCCGACAACTTGAACACCACCTGCTGATCCGGCACGATCACGAAATTTTCTGTAATAGCGAAATCATGCATCATTGTCGGTTCAGAAACCGGGATCTCGATGTCCTCTGATTTCTCACCGTTTCTTGAAAACCAAAAGTACTTCAAGTAAGGATTCTGAATCACGTCGTAGCTCAGAGCAAAGAGCTCGCCAGAGACTGGGTCGAGCTTCGGGTGAGCAATCATGGGGGACTTTAACTGACCATTGAAACTGTACCTTCCCACTGTTTCGAGGTCCCCATCCGGATCCACCCGTACATTATAAGGCAAATCATCTTCGGACATGGCCAATAAACGGTTGTTGAAGTACACCAATCCAGCGTTCGCAACTCCGGTTCCATGGTCATGATCAACCAGCTTAAACACCCCGCGAGCATAAAAAAGCAGCAGCCTAGCTATGCCTGAATGGCCGTGTAGCTCTCCAATAGCTTTTGGAAAAACAGGGCGGCCCAAATCCCGTTCCTGGATCAGTCTTTGTGTCTCCGTAAACCGACAGGCATAGCTAGCAGAGCCATCAGAAATTTTCACACTGTGAATCATGCCATCGCCATCGAAGAGGTGGTGTCCTGCGAGCGGCTCGAAGAGCGGATTAGCCCCATTTCTCACGTACACACCTTGAATGGAGTCCGGGATTTTCCCAGTGACCGGGAGTTTGCGCTTCACTGGCCGTTCCGGTACAGGGGAGAAGTTTCCGGCGATTTGGACAACAGGGTCTGCTGTTTTAGGAAAAGGGTGCTCCAGCTCTCGAGCAGTCAGTGCACTCTCCACTGCATCCAGAGCTATTGCCGCAGCTTTCTGAAGCAAACTCCATTGTGGCTTCATTGGAGAAGAAGGCGACTTCCGCTTTTCGATAGTAGCTGGTTTTCTAGCCTTCTGGATTTGGGTTTGGTTCGGGAGACGGATCGTTGGAGCTTGGAGGGAGGATTTTATGTCGAATTTGCCTTTTCTGTGCGGCAAAAGATTGTGCTGGCTGACGGACAAAGATCTTTTGCAGGAGCCCAACTCGGGTATTAATGGCGCGCGCGATTTAGGTTTAATCCATGAACTTGTGGCAGCGTAAGCGTTTGAATTAGCCATTAATGCTCCTTATTTCACAACTGTTAAAAGTGGTCTAATTGAAAGTTTTCGGGttttaatcaaaagatagaatgGAAAATGAGTGATTTCTGTTTGTGTGCGTCGAGTGGTAGGAGAGGGAGGGGTATATATACAGCCAAAAGTCATGAATGTCAGAGAGCCCACGTGTAAGCTATTTGGAAATACAATtgatttcactctttttttGTTGGTAAATATTACAATTTTGGTTATTTTTTGAGAAATATATATTCACAaaactttattttaaatatgtccTAATAAACAAAAAACTGAAGTTTGGTGTGTTTGAGTTATTTCAAGGTTTACAATATGTGATTTATATCATTATCATCCGTTATAATTTTTGGTCAAATGATAAGCGTTCGATCTTACGGAGCTATTTATTCCAATGAATAATTATCTATGTTTAATAGAACAATCGAAACGTGATGTTTAAACTGTCATAAGCTTTAAAATATTAGAGTTGTACTTTTATCAGTaagtataatttttattaaaacgtCACACAAACTATCTAAAACAAATTGTGTGTGTATATTTTACGATTCaggaaataataatataatggaTTTGAATATCCAATTAATTGTGAATGAATGAGGTTGTCGGAGTGGACCATATACATATATAGCTTCTTCGAACTTTGACATGACTATCCTTGTCTTCTTCGCCCCAACTCATAATTCTTGATATTTGCAATGGATTCAGGATTTTTTTTGCATCTAGATCAAGTCTaatgtcattttattttaaatatatatggaGCTGTCTCGTGTGAAAGTTAATTTGATAAAAGATTGGGAGGGAATCTAATGTCATTCAAGAAAAATTTTGCGAAAAAAATATAACGTATAGAAAGAAACATTAGTCATATCGAATTTAACATTAGCTATATTCGAGtcgatttgatttgatttgaatcgAATATAACATTAGTTATATTCGAATCCATTtagttgatttgatttgatttgaatccATTCAAATTGTATGCATGTGATCAATTGAACGGGCTTAATTTTGTTGTGCTATACTTGCCTAGACATTTATTTATTCCTCTATTTTTGTTGACCTTTTACGACAAAATTTTATAGCTTTTACATTATATTTTTAGTATAATCAAACAGAAAATTGTTTTGATATATCTCTGTTACTTCATAGATGGGCTCACTATCCCTGGTCCATCactaacccaaatagaaaacaATTTCATCAAAGGCTCAGGTATTCTCTTATAAACACCAGGTTTTAGTGTTCAGTTAATTGATtcactatattatttttcaacagcacccttagctgctctccACTTATAtactcagtctctgacttgagcgtcggaaggATTACACCGGGACACCCTTCTGACCTCCTTCTAACGGTCTGACTCTAAGCTCAGGACAATTTCGAAACTTTCGTCTGAACTAGTGACATTTATTgaaatcggaccctaaatttctcgTGAGTATCAATCTCCAAAACAATTTTCTATATATAAAAGTATGTTgctattaatataataataaaacatatataaacatAATGTTTAATTTGAATAACATAGGTGGTCTTAAACCCGCGTTGAAGCCTCTAAAAATAAGGAGAGTGACTTGCTTAACACGTGTCGGGTTTGCTTAGAAGTCTTGAGCTAAATCTCTGTCAAGTCAAATGTCCAACACGCTTGTTTGTCCCCTCCAATATACATATTCCTTTCTCTCCGTATATaccttgttcatattgaaaagtaaaaaaatataataaaatttaatataagtATGATCGAATAAGATAtatatctcataaaattgaaatgtgagacaatttaaataaaaaaaaattgtgttcttTTTGTAGTGAATATACATATACTTCGCATGCTTACACAGATAAActcgattttattatttttttatgagacTATAAATAATATGTAATATTATAACAAAGATGATAAATTGAaagtatattaaaatttaaacaaaatgtTGGTTGAAATAATAATAGAAGTATACATTCTTTATCCATTACTTTAAACTGTATCTTAGTTTGTTTTAAGACctttttaaaaaagtttttgaacctaatattataaattattgtGAACTTTTTCTGTCTACAGTGTAATTTCAATTAGGTATGTGTGTGCGTGTCTGTGTATGTAGTTtatttgtatatatttaatttcaatatatgagtttttttttttattttagagtaggtctcttgtgagacggtctcacgaatctttatatgtgagacgggtcaatcataccgatattcacaataaaaaataatactattagcataaaaattaatatttttacatGGATGACCAGAATAAAAAatttgtatcacaaaatacgtcCTTTAaaccgtttcacacaaatttttgtctttattttattattccTAAAAAAAACTTGTATTTCAATAGATTTGTCAAAAAAGATTAAACGTATTCGCCAATTTATTCccctttatttaaaataattgagtTATATCGACAATATCTAGTTCCGTCAAATTCAACGCAAAATTAGATAGACTTGTCCAGACAGTTAAAATACGCAAATTGGAATTGGATTAGTAATTTTGCCATTCACCGAAACAACGGGCTGCATATGAACCTACCCCACTGTTTTCATAGTGCTACGTTGAACGATCATCATTTTCAAAGATGTTTGGTTGGAttgtaataatatttttttttttgtttaagaaACTAAAAAATTACAGAAAAtatagagaaaaaaaaaacttattgaAAACAGAGATTTTCCTCTGTCTAAGTTAAcagcttttaaaaataaataacattaa
Coding sequences:
- the LOC140838512 gene encoding 9-cis-epoxycarotenoid dioxygenase NCED1, chloroplastic-like, with protein sequence MANSNAYAATSSWIKPKSRAPLIPELGSCKRSLSVSQHNLLPHRKGKFDIKSSLQAPTIRLPNQTQIQKARKPATIEKRKSPSSPMKPQWSLLQKAAAIALDAVESALTARELEHPFPKTADPVVQIAGNFSPVPERPVKRKLPVTGKIPDSIQGVYVRNGANPLFEPLAGHHLFDGDGMIHSVKISDGSASYACRFTETQRLIQERDLGRPVFPKAIGELHGHSGIARLLLFYARGVFKLVDHDHGTGVANAGLVYFNNRLLAMSEDDLPYNVRVDPDGDLETVGRYSFNGQLKSPMIAHPKLDPVSGELFALSYDVIQNPYLKYFWFSRNGEKSEDIEIPVSEPTMMHDFAITENFVIVPDQQVVFKLSEMIRGGSPVVYDKKKVARFGVLDKYAKNSSGIKWVEVPDCFCFHLWNAWEEPETDEIVVIGSCMTPPDSIFNECEEGLKSVLSEIRLNLKTGKSTRRPILSYEHQVNLEAGMVNRNRLGRKTQYAYLAIAEPWPKVSGFAKVNLFTGEIKKFIYGDEKFGGEPMFLPASPDSKSEDDGYILTFVHDEKAWKSELQIINAMTMKLEASVKLPSRVPYGFHGTFINEKDLANQA